GCTCGTCAACGACGGCGTGTCCGGCCTGAAGAACCTCCCGGTGACCGCCTTCGCCTTCGACGAGGGCACCAAGACCGACAACGCGTTCTCGCGGTCGGTGGTCGACGAGCGACAGCTCGAGCAGTGGAAGCAGCAGGACGGCGTCCAGGACGCCGCCCTCCTCGGCTCCACCATCGTCAACGGCGTCGTCGGGGGTGACAAGCAGGTCGACCTGACCCTGTTCGGCGTGGAGCCGGACTCGTTCCTCGCGCCGGCCACCAGCCAAGGACAGGGGCTCGGCGCCCTCGACGGGATCGTGGTCTCGGAAACCGCCCGCGACGAAGGGGGCGAACTCGGCGACACGGTCGTGCTCGACCGGGTCGACACCGAGCTGCGCGTCGTCGGGTTCACCGAGGGCCAGGCCACCTTCGGTCACGTCGACATCGCCTACCTGCCGCTGGACACCTGGCGCCTGATCGCCTCGGGGCAGGCGCTCCCCGGCGCTCCCACCCAGGAGCAGGTCGACGCGGTGGAGAGCACCACCGCCAGCGCGATCGCGCTGCAGTCCGCCGGCGGTGCCCCGCTCGAGGAGTCGGGCATCGACGTCGCGAAGGGCGACGCCGCGGCGGGCACCGTCACCAGCTCCCTGACCGAGTCGTTCAACGCCTCGCCGGGCTACGCGGCCGAGACGATGACCTTGGACATGATCCAGGTCTTCCTGTACCTCATCTGCGCCATGGTCATCGGTGCCTTCTTCACCGTGTGGACCGTGCAGCGCCAGCACGAACTGGCGGTGCTCCGGGCCCTCGGCGCACCGACGGGCTTCGTGCTGCGGGACGCGCTCCTCCAGGCGCTGATCCTGCTGGTCACCACGACGCTCGTCGGCGTGGGCGCCGGCGTCGGGCTGGGCGCCCTCATGCC
This region of Saccharopolyspora hordei genomic DNA includes:
- a CDS encoding ABC transporter permease; this encodes MFLALRELVFARGRFLLMGIVVGLIAVLTVILSGLSSGLVNDGVSGLKNLPVTAFAFDEGTKTDNAFSRSVVDERQLEQWKQQDGVQDAALLGSTIVNGVVGGDKQVDLTLFGVEPDSFLAPATSQGQGLGALDGIVVSETARDEGGELGDTVVLDRVDTELRVVGFTEGQATFGHVDIAYLPLDTWRLIASGQALPGAPTQEQVDAVESTTASAIALQSAGGAPLEESGIDVAKGDAAAGTVTSSLTESFNASPGYAAETMTLDMIQVFLYLICAMVIGAFFTVWTVQRQHELAVLRALGAPTGFVLRDALLQALILLVTTTLVGVGAGVGLGALMPAGMPFELEAAPIAVASALTILLGLVGATLAVLRITSIDPLKALGSQR